The following coding sequences are from one Thamnophis elegans isolate rThaEle1 chromosome 5, rThaEle1.pri, whole genome shotgun sequence window:
- the SMPD2 gene encoding sphingomyelin phosphodiesterase 2: protein MEDSLVQLRIFDLNCWAIRYLSKLRQERVALIGDVLNQEGFDLALLQEVWSEKDYLMLQKKLCIHYPSSHYFKSGVIGSGLCIFSKHQILDTFLYQYSVNGYPYMFQHGDWFGGKSVGLIVVKIQGIIFNVYVTHLHAEYSREKDTYLPHRVVQAWELGQFIQHTSKGADVVLLGGDLNMHPEDIGIRLLRGWTGLQDSFIVAEKIKGCKDGCTLVPANCYINKKELQCYPQGIRIDYVLYKGSSQYDIRCNIHETTTGTAPGKDFPYSDHEAVKVTLSVVQSNKSENNLPVEPVLVDVLNEARLEVQVGLHSAKRQQYFCGRMAVLALFLLVIQGTMAMSSMFGGALQQTFPKFSFSLLNLLSVSVLLISTVLYLFHIIEVKVLRGTEEQMRVGLQTLQDKFNSR from the exons ATGGAGGATTCTCTAGTCCAGCTTCGTATCTTTGACCTCAATTGCTG GGCTATCCGTTACCTGAGCAAATTGCGGCAAGAGCGTGTTGCATTGATTGGGGATGTCCTCAACCAGGAGGGATTTGACCTGGCACTCTTACAGGAG GTGTGGAGTGAAAAAGATTACCTCATGCTGCAAAAGAAACTGTGTATCCACTACCCTTCTTCCCACTACTTCAAAAG TGGAGTGATCGGCAGCGGGCTCTGCATCTTCTCTAAACATCAGATCCTGGACACCTTTTTGTATCAATATTCTGTGAATGGTTACCCATATATG TTCCAGCATGGAGACTGGTTCGGTGGCAAATCCGTGGGTCTCATAGTGGTAAAGATCCAGGGCATTATTTTCAACGTCTATGTGACTCAT ctccatgcTGAATATTCCCGAGAGAAGGATACATACCTGCCCCATCGAGTGGTTCAGGCCTGGGAACTTGGCCAATTCATACA GCATACCTCCAAAGGAGCTGATGTGGTGCTACTTGGAGGGGATCTGAATATGCACCCAGAAGATATTGGCATTCGACTATTGAGAGGATGGACAGGGCTGCAAGATTCCTTCATAGTCGCAGAGAAAATTAAA GGCTGTAAAGATGGCTGTACCCTTGTGCCAGCCAACTGCTACATCAACAAGAAAGAATTGCAGTGTTATCCCCAGGGGATTCGTATTGACTATGTTCTTTATAAG GGCTCATCTCAATATGATATTAGATGCAATATTCATGAAACTACCACAGGAACTGCTCCTGGCAAAGATTTCCCTTACTCTGACCATGAAGCTGTCAAAGTGACCCTCTCTGTAGTCCAATCAAACAAAAGTGAAAACAATCTTCCAGTTG AGCCAGTTCTGGTGGATGTCTTGAACGAAGCCCGTCTGGAGGTGCAAGTGGGGTTACATTCAGCAAAACGGCAGCAGTACTTCTGTGGCCGCATGGCTGTTCTGGCTCTTTTCCTGCTGGTCATACAAGGAACCATGGCAATGAGTTCCATGTTTGGTGGAGCTCTGCAGCAGACCTTCCCCAAGTTCTCCTTCTCTTTGCTCAATCTACTCTCTGTATCAGTCCTGCTTATCTCAACTGTGCTGTATCTCTTCCACATCATTGAAGTGAAGGTGCTCCGGGGAACTGAGGAACAGATGCGGGTGGGGCTGCAGACGCTCCAGGACAAATTCAATAGCAGGTGA